One stretch of Jiangella gansuensis DSM 44835 DNA includes these proteins:
- a CDS encoding cyclic nucleotide-binding domain-containing protein translates to MSTTRIEASAASLSWIPSEAVTGLAKAAFETGFAHYDPPPPETVGDLEELRADDRFRYANVLSGWADVEDGRIVRAGYSATSGVLMGSTTVRIGRLGATFAAIALPDLRREPQYLSDGSVRLVQTCGGRTALPAPRAVPHPPFVKLQSPLVWTTLALTLHPDGSSTVQLPGASAFPRHWIYDASGALTLKSGLTDYSAWAAHSFGTRTPWGDEDSPALTVAVETAGERTLSRLLMTGTQPKIRTLDADEMLTLQGEPGDELYLLLDGVLRVDVDGHRLAEVGPGAVLGERAVLEGGRRTSTLTAVTPVRVAVAPASAIDRGRLAELARSHRREDVVAPE, encoded by the coding sequence ATGTCGACGACCCGCATCGAAGCCTCGGCGGCCTCGCTGTCCTGGATACCGTCCGAAGCCGTCACCGGGCTGGCGAAGGCGGCGTTCGAGACCGGCTTCGCGCACTACGACCCGCCGCCACCGGAGACCGTGGGCGACCTCGAGGAGCTGCGCGCGGACGACCGGTTCCGCTACGCCAACGTGCTGTCCGGCTGGGCGGACGTCGAGGACGGCCGAATCGTCCGGGCCGGCTACTCCGCCACGTCCGGGGTGCTGATGGGCTCGACGACGGTGCGCATCGGGCGGCTCGGCGCGACGTTCGCCGCGATCGCGCTGCCGGACCTGCGCCGGGAGCCCCAGTACCTTTCCGACGGGAGCGTCCGGCTCGTGCAGACCTGCGGCGGCCGGACCGCGCTGCCGGCGCCCCGCGCCGTCCCGCACCCGCCGTTCGTGAAGCTGCAATCGCCGCTGGTCTGGACCACGCTCGCGTTGACGCTGCACCCCGACGGCTCGTCGACCGTGCAGCTTCCCGGCGCGAGTGCCTTCCCGCGTCACTGGATCTACGACGCGTCCGGCGCGCTGACGCTGAAGTCCGGCCTCACCGACTACTCGGCGTGGGCGGCGCACTCGTTCGGCACTCGCACGCCGTGGGGTGACGAGGACTCGCCGGCCCTGACCGTGGCGGTGGAGACCGCCGGCGAGCGGACACTCTCCCGGCTGCTCATGACCGGCACGCAACCGAAGATCCGCACCCTGGACGCGGACGAGATGCTGACTCTGCAGGGTGAGCCCGGCGACGAGCTGTACCTGCTGTTGGACGGCGTGCTGCGGGTCGATGTCGACGGGCACCGGCTCGCAGAGGTCGGCCCCGGCGCCGTGCTCGGCGAGCGCGCCGTCCTGGAAGGCGGCCGGCGCACGTCGACGCTCACCGCGGTCACACCGGTGCGCGTCGCCGTCGCGCCCGCCTCGGCCATCGACCGCGGTCGGCTGGCGGAACTGGCCCGCTCACACCGCCGCGAGGACGTCGTCGCGCCGGAGTGA
- the truA gene encoding tRNA pseudouridine(38-40) synthase TruA: MQPVDSEGIDGLLRVRLDLAYEGTDFSGWATQPGRRTVQGVLEEALGRVLRIEPPRLTVAGRTDAGVHARGQVCHVDLPVAAWDAVPGRSDRPPELALLRRLAGVLPPDVRVHGVSVAPDGFDARFAAIWRRYRYRVADTPFGADPLLRRHVLWHDRPLDVEAMNLAAAGLLGEHDFAAYCRPREGATTIRELRTLRWQRRADGVVTAMVEADAFCHNQVRAMVGALLLVGDGRRPVDWPATVLSGGRRDPGVGVVAPHGLTLEAVGYPPDGDLAARARTARAVRTPRSDGSTPRTGGHP, encoded by the coding sequence ATGCAGCCCGTCGATTCCGAGGGAATCGACGGGCTGCTGCGTGTCCGGCTCGACCTGGCGTATGAGGGCACAGACTTCTCCGGCTGGGCGACGCAGCCTGGGCGGCGCACCGTCCAGGGCGTCCTGGAGGAGGCGCTGGGCCGGGTGTTGCGGATCGAGCCGCCGCGGCTCACCGTCGCCGGGCGTACCGACGCGGGGGTGCATGCACGTGGCCAGGTCTGCCACGTCGACCTGCCGGTTGCCGCGTGGGATGCGGTCCCGGGGCGGTCGGACCGCCCGCCCGAGCTTGCGCTGCTGCGCCGGCTGGCGGGGGTGCTGCCGCCGGATGTCCGAGTGCACGGGGTGTCCGTGGCGCCGGACGGGTTCGACGCCCGGTTCGCGGCGATCTGGCGCCGCTACCGGTACCGGGTCGCGGACACGCCCTTCGGTGCCGACCCGCTGCTGCGTCGGCACGTGCTCTGGCACGACCGCCCGCTGGACGTGGAGGCGATGAACCTCGCCGCCGCCGGCCTGCTCGGTGAGCACGACTTCGCCGCCTACTGCCGGCCGAGGGAGGGCGCCACCACGATCCGCGAGCTGCGCACCCTGCGGTGGCAACGCCGCGCCGACGGCGTGGTGACGGCCATGGTGGAGGCCGATGCGTTCTGTCACAACCAGGTGCGGGCGATGGTGGGTGCGCTGTTGCTCGTGGGCGACGGGCGTCGTCCGGTCGACTGGCCGGCGACGGTGCTGTCCGGAGGCCGACGGGACCCGGGTGTCGGCGTCGTCGCACCGCATGGCCTGACCCTGGAGGCCGTCGGGTATCCGCCGGACGGCGACCTGGCCGCGCGAGCCCGCACCGCCCGGGCCGTACGCACGCCGCGAAGCGATGGGTCAACCCCCAGAACTGGGGGACATCCCTGA
- the rplQ gene encoding 50S ribosomal protein L17: MPTPTKGARLGGSPSHQRAILANLATALFEHGRITTTEAKARRLRPVAERLITKAKRGDLHARRQVLSTIRDKDIVHVLFSEIGPRYENRNGGYTRIVKIGPRKGDNAPMAVIELVEPLAEQVVAEATGATRRAASTAAPAATADVTDAPADAATTESTSSVAAVDEAAGSEESAEDTAESADTTAEDDAEGQADKA; this comes from the coding sequence ATGCCCACCCCCACCAAGGGTGCTCGTCTGGGCGGCTCGCCGTCTCACCAGCGCGCGATTCTCGCCAACCTGGCGACGGCGCTGTTCGAGCACGGCCGCATCACCACCACAGAGGCCAAGGCTCGTCGGCTGCGCCCGGTGGCCGAGCGACTGATCACCAAGGCAAAGCGTGGCGACCTGCACGCGCGCCGGCAGGTGCTCAGCACCATCCGCGACAAGGACATCGTGCACGTCCTGTTCTCGGAGATCGGTCCCCGCTACGAGAACCGCAACGGCGGGTACACCCGGATCGTGAAGATCGGTCCGCGGAAGGGCGACAACGCTCCGATGGCCGTCATCGAGCTGGTCGAGCCGCTGGCCGAGCAGGTCGTGGCGGAGGCGACGGGCGCGACCCGGCGGGCCGCATCGACGGCTGCTCCGGCTGCCACCGCCGATGTCACCGACGCGCCTGCCGACGCAGCGACGACCGAGTCCACGTCGTCGGTGGCCGCGGTCGACGAGGCCGCCGGCTCGGAGGAATCCGCCGAGGACACCGCCGAGAGCGCTGACACGACCGCGGAGGACGACGCCGAGGGCCAGGCCGACAAGGCCTGA
- a CDS encoding DNA-directed RNA polymerase subunit alpha: MLITQRPSLSEESISDERARFTIEPLEPGFGYTLGNSLRRTLLSSIPGAAITSIRIDGVLHEFTTIPGVKEDVTDVILNLKGLVVSSEHDEPVVMYLRKQGPGAVTAADIAPPAGVEVHNPDLHIATLNGKGKLEMELTVERGRGYVSAVQNKRADAEIGRIPVDSIYSPVLKVTYKVEATRVEGRTDFDRLIVDVETKPSIRPRDALASAGSTLVELFGLARELNVEAEGIEIGPSPVDAQLAADLALPIEDLQLTVRSYNCLKREGIHTVGELVSRSEADLLDIRNFGQKSIDEVKAKLVTMGLGLKDSAPGFDPAAAVDSYGDDDQSFAEDEQY, translated from the coding sequence GTGCTCATCACCCAGCGTCCGAGCCTCAGCGAGGAGTCCATCTCCGACGAGCGCGCTCGGTTCACCATCGAGCCGCTCGAGCCGGGCTTCGGCTACACGCTCGGCAACTCGCTGCGCCGGACCCTGCTGTCGTCCATCCCCGGTGCGGCGATCACCTCGATCCGCATCGACGGAGTGCTGCACGAGTTCACGACCATTCCGGGTGTGAAGGAGGACGTCACCGACGTCATCCTCAACCTGAAGGGTCTCGTCGTGTCGTCGGAGCATGACGAGCCTGTGGTCATGTACCTGCGCAAGCAGGGCCCGGGTGCGGTCACCGCCGCCGACATCGCGCCGCCGGCCGGTGTCGAGGTGCACAACCCGGATCTGCACATCGCCACCCTCAACGGCAAGGGCAAGCTGGAGATGGAGCTGACCGTCGAGCGCGGTCGCGGCTACGTCTCCGCCGTGCAGAACAAGCGCGCCGACGCCGAGATCGGCCGGATCCCGGTCGACTCGATCTACTCGCCGGTGCTGAAGGTGACGTACAAGGTCGAGGCGACCCGGGTCGAGGGCCGCACCGACTTCGACCGGCTCATCGTCGACGTCGAGACCAAGCCGTCGATCCGGCCGCGGGACGCCCTCGCCTCCGCCGGCAGCACCCTGGTGGAGCTGTTCGGGCTGGCGCGGGAGCTCAACGTCGAGGCCGAGGGCATCGAAATCGGCCCGTCGCCGGTTGACGCGCAGCTGGCCGCCGACCTGGCGCTGCCGATCGAGGACCTTCAGCTCACGGTCCGTTCGTACAACTGCCTCAAGCGTGAGGGCATCCACACCGTGGGTGAGCTCGTCTCCCGCAGCGAGGCCGACCTGCTCGACATCCGCAACTTCGGCCAGAAGTCGATCGACGAGGTCAAGGCCAAGCTCGTGACGATGGGCCTGGGCCTCAAGGACAGCGCTCCGGGCTTCGACCCGGCCGCGGCCGTCGACAGCTACGGCGACGACGACCAGTCCTTCGCCGAGGACGAGCAGTACTGA
- the rpsD gene encoding 30S ribosomal protein S4, with product MARYTGPLTKKSRRLGVDLIGADKAYERRPYPPGQHGRGRQKESEYRLQLHEKQKARYTYGVLEKQFRRYYEEANRRQGRTGDVLLQLLESRLDNVVYRAGLARTRRHARQLVVHGHFLVNGRKVNVPSYQVALHDVIDVRDKSKETTPFIIARETHGERPVPAWLEVIPNQMRVLVHQLPSRQQIDTPVQEQLIVEFYSK from the coding sequence ATGGCCCGTTACACCGGTCCACTCACGAAGAAGTCGCGCCGGCTCGGCGTCGACCTGATCGGCGCGGACAAGGCGTACGAACGCCGTCCGTACCCGCCCGGCCAGCACGGCCGCGGCCGGCAGAAGGAGAGCGAGTACCGCCTCCAGCTGCACGAGAAGCAGAAGGCTCGTTACACGTACGGCGTGCTGGAGAAGCAGTTCCGCCGCTACTACGAGGAAGCCAACCGGCGTCAGGGCCGCACCGGCGACGTGCTGCTGCAGCTGCTGGAGTCGCGGCTGGACAACGTCGTCTACCGGGCCGGCCTGGCTCGCACCCGCCGGCACGCCCGCCAGCTGGTCGTCCACGGCCACTTCCTGGTGAACGGCCGCAAGGTCAACGTGCCGTCCTACCAGGTCGCGCTCCACGACGTCATCGACGTGCGGGACAAGTCCAAGGAGACCACCCCGTTCATCATCGCGCGCGAGACACACGGCGAGCGTCCGGTGCCGGCGTGGCTCGAGGTCATCCCGAACCAGATGCGCGTGCTGGTTCACCAGCTCCCGTCCCGGCAGCAGATCGACACGCCGGTGCAGGAGCAGCTCATCGTCGAGTTCTACTCGAAGTAA
- the rpsK gene encoding 30S ribosomal protein S11, giving the protein MPPAKGRQTKVRRKEKKNVAHGVAHIKSTFNNTIVSITDPQGNVIAWASAGQVGFKGSRKSTPFAAQMAAEAAARRAQEHGMRKVDVFVKGPGSGRETAIRSLQAVGLEVGSISDVTPQAHNGCRPPKRRRV; this is encoded by the coding sequence ATGCCACCAGCCAAGGGTCGTCAGACCAAGGTGCGCCGCAAGGAGAAGAAGAACGTCGCTCACGGCGTGGCGCACATCAAAAGCACGTTCAACAACACCATCGTTTCGATCACCGACCCGCAGGGCAACGTGATCGCGTGGGCCAGCGCCGGCCAGGTCGGCTTCAAGGGCTCGCGTAAGTCGACGCCGTTCGCCGCGCAGATGGCCGCCGAGGCGGCCGCCCGTCGTGCTCAGGAGCACGGCATGCGCAAGGTCGACGTGTTCGTCAAGGGTCCGGGTTCGGGCCGGGAGACCGCGATTCGCTCGCTGCAGGCCGTGGGCCTCGAGGTCGGGTCCATTTCGGACGTGACCCCGCAGGCGCACAACGGCTGCCGCCCGCCGAAGCGCCGTCGCGTCTGA
- the rpsM gene encoding 30S ribosomal protein S13, whose protein sequence is MARLVGVDLPRDKRLEVALTYIFGIGRTRALETLKNTGVSPDVRVKDLGDEELVKLRDWIESNYQIEGDLRREVQGDIRRKIEIGSYQGIRHRRGLPVRGQRTHTNARTRKGRKKTVAGKKKAGK, encoded by the coding sequence ATGGCACGCCTCGTCGGCGTCGACCTCCCGCGCGACAAGCGCCTGGAGGTAGCACTCACCTACATCTTCGGCATCGGCCGTACCCGAGCGCTGGAGACTCTGAAGAACACCGGCGTCAGCCCTGACGTCCGCGTCAAGGATCTCGGTGACGAGGAGCTGGTCAAGCTCCGCGACTGGATCGAGTCCAACTACCAGATCGAGGGCGACCTGCGCCGCGAGGTGCAGGGCGACATCCGTCGCAAGATCGAGATCGGTAGCTACCAGGGCATCCGGCACCGCCGCGGGCTCCCGGTCCGGGGTCAGCGCACGCACACCAATGCCCGTACCCGCAAGGGTCGGAAGAAGACCGTCGCCGGCAAGAAGAAGGCCGGTAAGTGA
- the rpmJ gene encoding 50S ribosomal protein L36: MKVKPSVKPICDKCKVIRRHGRVMVICENLRHKQRQG, translated from the coding sequence ATGAAGGTCAAGCCGAGCGTCAAGCCGATCTGCGACAAGTGCAAGGTGATCCGCCGTCACGGCCGGGTCATGGTGATCTGCGAGAACCTGCGGCACAAGCAGCGTCAGGGCTGA
- the infA gene encoding translation initiation factor IF-1, protein MPKKDGVIEIEGTVTEALPNAMFRVELSNGHKVLAHISGKMRQHYIRILPEDRVVVELSPYDLTRGRIVYRYK, encoded by the coding sequence ATGCCGAAGAAGGACGGGGTCATCGAGATCGAGGGCACGGTCACCGAGGCTCTCCCGAACGCCATGTTCCGGGTCGAGCTCTCGAACGGCCACAAGGTGCTCGCCCACATTTCAGGCAAGATGCGCCAGCACTACATCCGGATCCTCCCCGAGGACCGCGTGGTGGTGGAGCTGAGCCCGTACGACTTGACCCGCGGTCGCATCGTCTACCGCTACAAGTAA
- a CDS encoding DUF1707 SHOCT-like domain-containing protein, whose product MAERFEMRASDADRDRIAEILRDAHGEGRLDQDELMARVEATYAARTYRDLDRLINDLPVRRSPAAGLVRPVSAPPQQRPSLGRRAGRGVLTAAWWFYGIVVAINLMVWLFVSIGTGGPEYFWPIWVAGPWGMTLGLLELAYRSSGRR is encoded by the coding sequence ATGGCCGAGCGGTTCGAGATGCGTGCGAGTGACGCCGACCGCGATCGCATCGCGGAGATCCTTCGAGACGCCCACGGCGAGGGGCGGCTCGACCAGGACGAGTTGATGGCCCGGGTCGAGGCGACCTACGCGGCCAGGACGTACCGTGACCTCGACCGGCTCATCAACGATCTGCCGGTGCGGCGGTCGCCGGCGGCCGGGCTGGTGCGGCCGGTGTCGGCACCCCCGCAGCAGCGCCCGAGCCTGGGGCGGCGTGCCGGGCGCGGCGTGCTCACTGCCGCGTGGTGGTTCTACGGCATCGTGGTGGCCATCAACCTCATGGTGTGGCTCTTCGTCAGTATCGGTACCGGGGGCCCGGAGTACTTCTGGCCGATCTGGGTGGCCGGCCCCTGGGGCATGACCCTGGGCCTGCTCGAGCTGGCGTATCGTTCCAGCGGGCGGCGCTGA
- the map gene encoding type I methionyl aminopeptidase, whose product MIEIKTPAELDGMRAAGLVVAEIHEAMRAAIVPGATPLDLDAIARRELAARGATSNFLGYHGFPATVCVSVNDVVVHGIPDALPFREGDIVSLDFGAVLDGWHGDAAVTVAVGEVPEQVAKLIADCEDALWAGIAAMRAGRRVRDIGTAVEKCIVSRGEYGIVEEYGGHGIGTAMHQDPHVMNYRTRQRGPKLVPGMCLAVEPMITLGGPETHVLDDDWTVKTDDGSWAAHVEHSIAITPDGPWVLTARDGGAARLSAMGVDTPATVR is encoded by the coding sequence GTGATCGAGATCAAGACGCCGGCCGAGCTCGACGGCATGCGCGCCGCCGGGCTGGTGGTCGCTGAGATCCACGAGGCGATGCGCGCGGCCATCGTGCCGGGTGCGACGCCGCTGGATCTGGACGCCATCGCCCGGCGCGAGCTGGCCGCACGCGGCGCCACGTCGAACTTCCTCGGCTATCACGGCTTCCCGGCGACGGTGTGCGTGTCCGTCAACGACGTGGTCGTGCACGGCATCCCGGACGCCCTCCCCTTCCGCGAGGGCGACATCGTTTCGCTGGACTTCGGCGCGGTGCTGGACGGCTGGCACGGCGACGCCGCGGTGACGGTGGCCGTGGGTGAGGTGCCGGAGCAGGTCGCCAAGCTGATCGCCGACTGCGAGGACGCCCTGTGGGCCGGCATCGCCGCCATGCGGGCCGGCCGGCGCGTGCGCGACATCGGCACCGCCGTCGAGAAGTGCATCGTGTCGCGCGGCGAGTACGGCATCGTCGAGGAGTACGGCGGGCACGGCATCGGCACCGCCATGCACCAGGATCCCCACGTCATGAACTACCGGACCCGGCAGCGCGGTCCGAAACTCGTTCCCGGCATGTGCCTGGCGGTCGAGCCGATGATCACCCTCGGCGGGCCCGAGACGCACGTCCTCGACGACGACTGGACCGTCAAGACCGACGACGGCTCGTGGGCCGCGCACGTCGAGCACAGCATCGCGATCACGCCGGACGGCCCGTGGGTGCTGACCGCCCGCGACGGTGGCGCGGCCCGGCTGTCGGCGATGGGTGTCGACACCCCGGCGACGGTGCGCTGA
- a CDS encoding adenylate kinase — MTRLLIMGPPGAGKGTQAELVAKRFGVPAISTGDIFRANIAAQTPLGVEVKKYIDGGEYVPDELTNDLVRDRLAEPDAAEGFLLDGFPRTLSQVEFLDQTLASQGTELDHVIVLTVDVDEVVKRLHKRAVEEGRTDDSEEVIRRRQEVYLEQTAPLIAVYRDRGLVFEVEGLGSVEEVAARVADAISQPPQH; from the coding sequence GTGACCAGGCTTCTGATCATGGGCCCGCCGGGCGCGGGCAAAGGTACCCAGGCCGAGCTCGTGGCCAAGCGCTTCGGCGTGCCGGCCATCTCGACCGGTGACATCTTCCGCGCCAACATCGCGGCCCAGACGCCGCTGGGCGTCGAGGTGAAGAAGTACATCGACGGTGGCGAGTACGTGCCGGACGAGCTCACGAACGACCTCGTCCGCGACCGGCTGGCCGAGCCCGACGCCGCCGAGGGCTTCCTGCTGGACGGCTTCCCGCGCACGCTGTCGCAGGTCGAGTTCCTCGACCAGACGCTGGCCTCGCAGGGCACCGAACTCGACCACGTCATCGTCCTCACGGTCGACGTCGACGAGGTCGTGAAGCGCCTGCACAAGCGCGCGGTGGAGGAAGGCCGCACCGATGACAGCGAAGAGGTCATCCGGCGCCGCCAGGAGGTCTACCTGGAGCAGACCGCGCCCCTGATCGCCGTCTACCGCGACCGCGGCCTGGTCTTCGAGGTCGAAGGTCTGGGCAGCGTCGAGGAGGTCGCGGCACGGGTGGCCGACGCCATCTCCCAGCCGCCCCAGCACTGA
- the secY gene encoding preprotein translocase subunit SecY yields the protein MLRVFAQAFRTPDLRQKLLFTLGILAIFRVGSVLPTPGVDVPAVRTCVDLAGNEGIYGMLNLFSGGAMLQLAVFALGIIPYITASIILQLLTVVIPRIEALRKEGASGQAQITQYTRYLTIGLALLQSTTIVTLARRGQFFPNCPEEVLHDDSLATAAIMIITMTAGTGVVMWLGELITDRGVGNGMSLLIFTQIVASVPSLFWSVQTSRGWGIFGLVLVVALIVVALIVFVEQAQRRIPVQYAKRMVGRRMYGGSATYIPLKINQAGVIPVIFASSLLYIPLLASQFNQTSGWALWIQDNFTAGTHPLYIAFYFLLIVGFAFFYVSITFNPKDISDNMKRYGGFVPGIRAGRATEEYLAYVLNRITSAGAIYLALVALLPLLAFNVLNPADGGQSFNNMFGGTSILIMVGVGLQTVQQIESQLQQRNYEGFLR from the coding sequence GTGCTCAGAGTGTTCGCGCAGGCATTCCGTACCCCAGACCTGCGCCAGAAACTGTTGTTCACGCTGGGCATCCTCGCGATCTTCCGCGTCGGCTCGGTCCTGCCCACACCTGGTGTCGACGTGCCGGCCGTGCGCACGTGTGTCGACCTTGCGGGCAACGAGGGCATCTACGGGATGCTCAACCTGTTCTCCGGCGGTGCGATGCTGCAGCTGGCGGTCTTCGCCCTCGGCATCATCCCGTACATCACGGCCAGCATCATCCTGCAGCTGCTGACAGTGGTGATCCCACGCATCGAGGCGCTGCGCAAGGAGGGCGCCTCCGGTCAGGCGCAGATCACGCAGTACACGCGGTACCTGACCATCGGCCTGGCGCTGCTGCAGTCGACCACCATCGTGACGCTCGCCCGCCGCGGGCAGTTCTTCCCGAACTGTCCCGAAGAGGTGTTGCACGACGACTCGCTGGCCACCGCCGCCATCATGATCATCACGATGACGGCCGGTACCGGCGTGGTGATGTGGCTGGGCGAGCTCATCACCGACCGGGGCGTCGGCAACGGCATGTCGCTGCTGATCTTCACCCAGATCGTCGCCAGCGTGCCGAGCCTGTTCTGGAGCGTCCAGACCAGCCGGGGCTGGGGCATCTTCGGCCTGGTGCTCGTGGTCGCGCTCATCGTGGTCGCGCTCATTGTCTTCGTCGAACAGGCACAGCGGCGCATCCCGGTGCAGTACGCGAAACGCATGGTCGGCAGGCGCATGTACGGCGGCTCGGCCACGTACATCCCGCTCAAGATCAACCAGGCGGGTGTCATCCCGGTCATCTTCGCCTCGTCCCTGCTCTACATCCCGCTGCTGGCCTCGCAGTTCAACCAGACGTCCGGCTGGGCGCTGTGGATCCAGGACAACTTCACCGCCGGCACGCACCCGCTGTACATCGCCTTCTATTTCCTGCTCATCGTCGGGTTCGCGTTCTTCTACGTGTCCATCACGTTCAACCCGAAGGACATCTCCGACAACATGAAGCGCTACGGCGGCTTCGTGCCGGGCATCCGCGCCGGCCGGGCCACCGAGGAGTACCTGGCCTACGTGCTCAACCGCATCACGTCGGCCGGCGCCATCTACCTGGCTCTGGTGGCACTGTTGCCACTCTTGGCGTTCAACGTGCTCAACCCGGCCGACGGCGGCCAGTCGTTCAACAACATGTTCGGTGGCACCAGCATCCTGATCATGGTGGGTGTCGGCCTGCAGACCGTGCAGCAGATCGAGAGCCAGCTGCAGCAGCGCAACTATGAGGGGTTCCTGCGGTGA
- the rplO gene encoding 50S ribosomal protein L15 gives MGNSPLKPHHLRPAPGAKTAKTRVGRGEASKGKTAGRGTKGTKARYQVPAGFEGGQLPLHMRLPKLKGFKNPFRVEFQVVNLDKLAALYPEGGDVTVDDLVAKGAVRSGKPVKVLGTGDISVALRVNVNAFSATAKEKITAAGGTVTEL, from the coding sequence ATGGGCAACTCGCCGTTGAAGCCGCACCACCTGCGGCCCGCCCCGGGCGCCAAGACCGCCAAGACCCGCGTGGGTCGTGGTGAGGCGTCGAAGGGCAAGACGGCCGGGCGCGGTACGAAGGGCACGAAGGCCCGGTACCAGGTCCCGGCGGGCTTCGAGGGTGGTCAGCTGCCGCTGCACATGCGGCTGCCGAAGCTCAAGGGGTTCAAGAACCCGTTCCGCGTCGAGTTCCAGGTGGTCAACCTGGACAAGCTCGCGGCCCTGTACCCGGAGGGCGGGGACGTCACCGTCGACGACCTCGTGGCCAAGGGTGCTGTGCGGTCCGGGAAGCCGGTCAAGGTCCTCGGCACCGGTGACATCTCCGTTGCGCTGCGAGTGAACGTGAACGCGTTCTCCGCTACCGCCAAGGAGAAGATCACCGCTGCTGGCGGCACCGTCACCGAACTCTAA
- the rpsE gene encoding 30S ribosomal protein S5: MAEPQRRGGGAGGERRDRRDRRDRDNRRGDGGADKTNYIETVVAINRVAKVVQGGRRFSFTALVVVGDGDGTVGVGYGKAKEVPSAIAKGVEEAKKQFFKVPRIQGTIPHPVQGEKAAGVVLLRPASPGTGVIAGGPVRAVLEAAGVHDVLSKSLGSSNAINIVHATVEALRSLERPEQVAARRGLPVEDVAPAALLRAQAAGVSG, from the coding sequence ATGGCTGAACCCCAGCGCCGCGGTGGCGGTGCCGGTGGCGAGCGCCGCGATCGTCGTGACCGTCGCGATCGCGACAACCGTCGCGGCGACGGCGGTGCGGACAAGACCAACTACATCGAGACCGTGGTCGCCATCAACCGCGTCGCCAAGGTCGTGCAGGGTGGCCGGCGCTTCAGCTTCACCGCCCTGGTCGTCGTCGGCGACGGCGACGGCACGGTCGGCGTCGGCTACGGCAAGGCCAAGGAGGTGCCCTCGGCCATCGCCAAGGGTGTCGAGGAGGCCAAGAAGCAGTTCTTCAAGGTGCCCCGGATCCAGGGGACCATCCCGCACCCGGTCCAGGGTGAGAAGGCCGCCGGCGTGGTGCTGCTGCGCCCGGCCTCGCCCGGTACCGGTGTGATCGCCGGTGGTCCGGTCCGTGCGGTCCTGGAGGCTGCCGGCGTCCACGACGTGCTGAGCAAGTCGCTCGGCTCGTCGAACGCGATCAACATCGTGCACGCGACGGTCGAGGCGCTGCGGTCGCTGGAGCGTCCGGAGCAGGTAGCCGCACGGCGCGGTCTGCCGGTCGAGGACGTCGCGCCGGCGGCGCTGCTGCGTGCTCAGGCTGCGGGGGTGTCGGGGTGA
- the rplR gene encoding 50S ribosomal protein L18: protein MGIAINQRVRKGDKAAARNRRHLRVRKKISGTAERPRLVVSRSLRHMVAQVVDDTTGRTLASATSMEADLRTLDGDKTAKARKVGELIADRAKAAGVESVVFDRAGNQYHGRVAAVAEGAREGGLKL from the coding sequence ATGGGCATCGCGATCAACCAACGCGTCCGCAAGGGCGACAAGGCCGCGGCGCGCAACCGCCGGCACCTGCGGGTGCGGAAGAAGATCTCCGGCACCGCCGAGCGTCCCCGTCTGGTCGTCAGCCGGTCGCTGCGGCACATGGTGGCCCAGGTGGTGGACGACACCACTGGCCGGACGCTCGCGTCGGCCACCAGCATGGAGGCCGACCTGCGGACGCTCGACGGCGACAAGACGGCCAAGGCGCGCAAGGTGGGCGAGCTGATCGCCGACCGCGCCAAGGCGGCAGGTGTCGAGTCGGTCGTGTTCGATCGAGCCGGCAACCAGTACCACGGCCGGGTGGCCGCGGTGGCGGAGGGCGCCCGCGAGGGCGGCCTGAAGCTCTGA